GCGTACGCGGCGTCGTTCAGGCGCCGCTTCTCCAGGTTCCCGTCGACCTCGGCGGCGACGGCCGCCAGCCGGTTCATGATCCAGAGGTCCTCGAGCTCGAGCCGGTCGGCGCGGAATTCGAAGGCCGGCGGCGCGCCGAACACCTGCCCCCACAGCGCGGCCGCGGCCGCCGCGGGGTCGTCGGCGAGGTCCGCCAGGACGCCTAGGTCGCAGGTGGCCGCAGTGCCCGCCGCGTTCCCGCCGCTCCCGGCATCCAGCCCGGACTCGTCCCAGGCGCCCAGGACCAGCTTGGAGGCCTGGAAGACCTTGTTGCAGAAGTTCCGGCCGACCTCGAGCGTCTCCTCGCCGAAGAAGACGTCCTGGCCGGTCGGGGTCAGCATGACCATCGACATGCGCAGCGCGTCGGCGCCGTACTTCTCCATCCGTTCGACCGGGTCGGGGCTGTTGCCCAGCGACTTGCTCATCTTGCGGCCCTCGGCGTCGCGCACCAGGCCGTGGAAGAGCACCTCGCGGAACGGCGGCTCGCCCAGGAAGTGGTACGAGGCCATGATCATCCGCGCGACCCAGAAGAAGATGATGTCCGGGCCGGTCACCAGCACCGACGTCGGGTGGTACAGGCGCAGGTCCTGCGTGTCGCGCGGCCAGCCCAGCGGCGAGAAGGTCCACAGCCAGCTGGAGAACCAGGTGTCCAGGACGTCGGGGTCCTGCACCAGCGCGGCGGAGCCGCAGCCGGGGCAGGCCGTCGGCGCTTCGACCCGGCAGACCTCGCGGCCGCAGTCGCCGCAGTTCCAGACCGGGATGCGGTGCCCCCACCACAGCTGGCGCGAGATGCACCAGTCGCGGATGTTGCTCAGCCAGTTGTGGTAGACGCCCACCCAGCGCTCGGGCAGCAGGGTGATGGTGCCGTCGTCGACGGCCCGCACGGCCGCCGCGGCCAGGGGCTCCATGCGCAGGAACCACTGGCGCGACAGGTACGGTTCGATGATGTGGCCGCAGCGGTCGTGGTGGCCGACCTGGTGGACGTTCTTCGCCTCGCCGTCGTGCAGGCCCTGCTCCTGCAGGGCGGCCAGCACGGCCTTGCGCGCCGCGAACCGGTCCAACCCGGCGAACGCGCCGGCCGCCTCGTTCATCACGCCGCGCTCGTCCATGCAGACGACCTGCGGCAGGCCGTGGCGCCGGCCCACTTCGAAATCGTTGGGGTCGTGGGCCGGGGTGATCTTCACGAAGCCGGTGCCCTTCTCGGGATCGGCGTGGTGGTCGCCGATGATCGGGATCTCGCGCCCGGTCAGGGGCAGCTTCACCCGCCGGCCGATCAGGTGCCGGCGCTCGGGGTCGTCGGGGTGCACGGCCACGGCGGTGTCCCCGAACATCGTCTCGGGCCGGGTGGTGGCCACGGTGACGTGGCCCTCGCCGTCGGCCAGAGGGTAGCGCAGCCGCCACATCACGCCCTGGACCTCGCGGTGGTCCACCTCGTCGTCGCTG
This portion of the bacterium genome encodes:
- a CDS encoding valine--tRNA ligase, whose product is MNDIRQLAQYAPEGIEQKWARTWEQEGLFAPSAGAAGDPFVITLPPPNVTGVLHMGHCLSNAIQDVLIRWMRMRGRPTLWVPGTDHASIATEQVVSKMLRAEGLDKHAMGREAFLERAWAWKHQTHGVITSQLRRLGCSLDWPREAFTMDEARSHAVAHAFVTLREQGLIVRDLYLVNWCPHCLTAISDDEVDHREVQGVMWRLRYPLADGEGHVTVATTRPETMFGDTAVAVHPDDPERRHLIGRRVKLPLTGREIPIIGDHHADPEKGTGFVKITPAHDPNDFEVGRRHGLPQVVCMDERGVMNEAAGAFAGLDRFAARKAVLAALQEQGLHDGEAKNVHQVGHHDRCGHIIEPYLSRQWFLRMEPLAAAAVRAVDDGTITLLPERWVGVYHNWLSNIRDWCISRQLWWGHRIPVWNCGDCGREVCRVEAPTACPGCGSAALVQDPDVLDTWFSSWLWTFSPLGWPRDTQDLRLYHPTSVLVTGPDIIFFWVARMIMASYHFLGEPPFREVLFHGLVRDAEGRKMSKSLGNSPDPVERMEKYGADALRMSMVMLTPTGQDVFFGEETLEVGRNFCNKVFQASKLVLGAWDESGLDAGSGGNAAGTAATCDLGVLADLADDPAAAAAALWGQVFGAPPAFEFRADRLELEDLWIMNRLAAVAAEVDGNLEKRRLNDAAYAAYNFFRHELCDWYLEAVKPRLRDEDRRREAAALAVVALGASYKLLHPVMPFITEELWSWLPPARGRLMVSSFPVGDAAQLPWTAPAARFAQVVETVGVIRSLRTDLDVPPGRRGTAVLRAADPVRRAELAQDAGLIALLAKLETVEVVEGGPDPHPAGAGVAGAVEVFLLMKGLVDLERERARLGKELDKAVAFVEANRRKLTNESFVARAPAEVVARQQEMLAESEARAEALRRRLDALGD